One genomic region from Ptychodera flava strain L36383 chromosome 14, AS_Pfla_20210202, whole genome shotgun sequence encodes:
- the LOC139149902 gene encoding SAYSvFN domain-containing protein 1-like codes for MESQLAAYRARKAREGNYKHSTVANQSLTSGNDAETQTTQSVPQTGSNEVNSSNPTQASVPRVTQFLRRDNSIFTKPLFLKCTLWVVLLVLFIKLEFAAVFLVLTLFYLVYASMRSDVVRKPGELSAYSVFNPNCERIDGTLTAEQFEREMMYGPGSVK; via the exons ATGGAATCGCAGTTAGCCGCGTATCGAGCAAGAAAGGCAAGAGAGGGAAACTACAAACATTCGACCGTAGCAAACCAGTCACTTACCAGTGGAAACGACGCCGAAACGCAGACTACACAGTCAGTGCCACAA aCTGGCAGCAATGAAGTGAATTCCAGCAATCCCACACAAGCATCAGTACCAAGGGTAACACAGTTTCTTCGCAGAGACAATTCCATATTTACAAAACCGTTGTTTCTCAAGTGTACCCTCTGGGTTGTCCTTCTCGTCCTCTTTATCAAACTTGAATTTGCTGCTGTTTTCTTGGTCTTGACTCTCTTTTACCTGGTCTACGCCAGTATGAGAAGTGACGTCGTGAGGAAGCCGGGCGAACTGAGTGCCTACTCTGTCTTCAATCCGAATTGTGAAAGGATCGACGGTACGCTGACGGCCGAACAGTTTGAGAGGGAGATGATGTATGGACCAGGATCTGTCAAATGA